The Zingiber officinale cultivar Zhangliang chromosome 9A, Zo_v1.1, whole genome shotgun sequence genome window below encodes:
- the LOC122019528 gene encoding glycosyl hydrolase 5 family protein-like: protein MVAEGLSKRPLDEISKAIGTMGFNCVRFTWPTFLATNDSLANLTVRQSFERLSALNSTDVSLIERHNPALIDLPLIEAYQAVVSNLGDNNVMVILDNHISKPGWCCSRTDGNGFFGDTYFDPNVWVEGLHNMATLFRSHKNVIGMSLRNELRGPRENVEDWFKYMEMGAEAVHAANKDVLVILSGLSFDNDLGFLSTRQPNVSFSSKSKLVFEVHWYSFSNSEAWGNGNPNDVCGRISGSVTNKAGFLLDRQFPLFLSEFGIDQRGVNERDNRYFSCALAYAADKDLDWALWTLQGSYYLREGVVELEEVYGLLSLNWNTVRNQTQLQRVRSIQQPFRGPGFSDVPPYKIIFHPLTGHCVTLDSSRRLTLAIGPCSQRWNFNDDQTLSLTAGSTSSCITAIGVGMPVAMAECDRVTSSKWELLSSSHMHVSTKVAGGNATVCLDVGGDGRSLITNPCRCLGGNASCDPEGQWFKLVSSSRLIS, encoded by the exons ATGGTGGCGGAGGGGCTATCGAAGCGGCCTCTGGACGAGATATCGAAGGCAATAGGAACTATGGGGTTCAACTGCGTCCGATTCACCTGGCCAACGTTCCTCGCGACTAACGACTCCCTCGCCAACCTCACCGTCCGACAGTCCTTCGAGCGACTCAGCGCCCTGAATTCCACCGATGTCTCATTAATAGAACGCCACAATCCAGCTCTCATCGACCTCCCTCTCATCGAAGCTTATCAG GCTGTAGTTTCAAATCTTGGAGACAACAATGTGATGGTGATATTGGACAACCACATAAGCAAGCCAGGGTGGTGCTGCAGCAGAACCGACGGTAATGGCTTTTTCGGAGACACCTACTTCGACCCGAACGTGTGGGTGGAAGGCCTACACAACATGGCCACTCTATTCAGATCGCATAAGAACGTGATCGGGATGAGCTTGAGGAACGAGCTGAGAGGACCGAGAGAAAACgtggaagattggtttaagtacATGGAGATGGGAGCCGAGGCAGTGCATGCGGCTAACAAGGACGTGCTCGTCATCCTCTCCGGCCTTAGCTTTGACAACGACCTCGGCTTCCTGTCCACCAGGCAACCGAATGTGAGCTTTTCTAGCAAGAGCAAACTCGTGTTCGAGGTACACTGGTACTCCTTCTCCAACAGCGAGGCGTGGGGCAACGGCAACCCCAACGACGTCTGTGGGAGGATCTCCGGCAGCGTCACCAACAAGGCCGGCTTCCTGCTCGACCGCCAGTTTCCTCTGTTCCTTAGTGAGTTTGGGATTGACCAGAGGGGAGTGAATGAGAGGGACAACCGATATTTCAGCTGCGCCTTGGCATATGCTGCAGACAAGGACTTGGATTGGGCACTATGGACGTTGCAAGGGAGTTATTATCTCAGGGAAGGCGTCGTGGAGTTGGAGGAGGTGTATGGCCTTCTCTCATTGAACTGGAATACAGTTCGGAACCAAACCCAGTTGCAGAGGGTCCGATCCATACAGCAACCTTTTCGAGGTCCAGGTTTCTCTGATGTTCCACCCTACAAGATTATCTTCCATCCCTTGACCGGGCACTGCGTCACACTCGACTCCTCTCGACGTCTCACCCTTGCAATAGGCCCTTGCAGCCAAAGGTGGAACTTCAATGACGACCAAACTTTGTCCCTGACGGCAGGTTCAACGTCTTCCTGCATCACCGCCATCGGGGTCGGGATGCCCGTCGCGATGGCAGAATGCGACCGTGTGACGAGCTCCAAGTGGGAGCTTTTGTCCTCCTCCCACATGCACGTGTCGACCAAAGTCGCCGGCGGCAATGCGACTGTGTGCTTGGATGTCGGCGGCGACGGCAGGAGCTTGATCACGAATCCTTGCCGGTGCTTGGGTGGGAACGCGAGCTGTGACCCCGAGGGCCAGTGGTTTAAGTTGGTCAGCTCCTCCAGACTAATTAGTTAA
- the LOC122019529 gene encoding glycosyl hydrolase 5 family protein-like: MVAEGLSKRPLDEISKAIETMGFNCVRLTWPTFLATNDSLANLTVRQSFERLSALNFTDVSLIERHNPALIDLPLIEAYQAVVSNLGDNNVMVILDNHISKPGWCCSRTDGNGFFGDTYFDPNMWVEGLTYMATLFRSHKNVIGMSLRNELRGPRQNVEDWFKYMAMGAEAVHAANKDVLVILSGLSFDNDLSFLSTRQLNVSFSRKRKLVFEVHWYSFSDSEAWRNGNPNDVCGSISGSVTNKAGFLLQRKFPLFLSEFGMDQRGVNVEDNRYFSCAMAYAADKDLDWSLWTLQGSYYLREGVVELEEVYGVLSLNWTTVRNQTQLQRVQSIQQPFRGPGFSEVPPYKIIFHSLTGHCVTLDSSRRLTLAVGPCSQMWSYGHHKTLSLNTTGSTPSCITAVGVGMPVALAECDRVTSSKWALLSSSHMHVSTKVAGGNATVCLDVGGDGRSLITNPCRCLGGDASCDPEGQWFKLVTSTRLVS; the protein is encoded by the exons ATGGTGGCGGAGGGGCTGTCGAAGCGGCCGCTGGACGAGATATCCAAGGCGATAGAAACTATGGGGTTCAACTGCGTCCGACTCACCTGGCCGACGTTCCTCGCTACTAACGACTCCCTCGCCAACCTCACCGTCCGACAGTCCTTCGAGCGACTCAGCGCCCTGAATTTCACCGATGTCTCATTAATCGAACGCCACAATCCAGCTCTCATCGACCTCCCTCTCATCGAAGCTTATCAG GCTGTAGTTTCAAATCTTGGAGACAACAATGTGATGGTGATATTGGACAACCACATAAGCAAGCCAGGGTGGTGCTGCAGCAGAACCGACGGTAATGGCTTCTTCGGAGACACCTACTTCGACCCGAACATGTGGGTGGAAGGCCTAACCTACATGGCCACGCTATTCAGATCGCATAAGAACGTAATCGGGATGAGCTTGAGGAACGAGCTGAGAGGACCGAGACAAAACgtggaagattggtttaagtacATGGCAATGGGAGCCGAGGCAGTGCATGCGGCTAACAAGGACGTGCTCGTCATCCTCTCCGGCCTTAGCTTTGACAACGATCTCAGCTTTCTGTCCACGAGGCAACTGAATGTGAGCTTTTCTAGGAAGCGCAAACTCGTGTTCGAGGTGCACTGGTACTCCTTCTCCGACAGCGAGGCGTGGCGTAACGGAAACCCGAACGACGTCTGTGGGAGCATCTCCGGCAGCGTCACCAACAAGGCCGGGTTCCTGCTCCAACGCAAGTTTCCTCTGTTCCTTAGTGAGTTTGGGATGGACCAGAGGGGAGTGAATGTGGAGGACAACCGATATTTCAGCTGCGCCATGGCATATGCCGCAGACAAGGATTTGGATTGGTCACTGTGGACGTTGCAAGGGAGTTATTATCTCAGGGAAGGCGTCGTGGAGTTGGAGGAGGTGTATGGCGTTCTCTCATTGAACTGGACTACAGTTCGGAACCAAACCCAGTTGCAGAGGGTCCAATCCATACAGCAACCTTTCCGAGGTCCAGGTTTCTCTGAGGTCCCACCCTACAAGATTATCTTCCATTCCTTGACTGGTCACTGCGTCACACTCGACTCCTCTCGACGGCTCACGCTTGCAGTAGGCCCTTGCAGCCAAATGTGGAGCTACGGTCACCACAAAACTTTGTCACTGAACACTACAGGTTCAACGCCTTCCTGCATCACCGCCGTCGGGGTCGGGATGCCCGTCGCGCTGGCAGAATGCGACCGTGTGACGAGCTCCAAGTGGGCGCTTTTGTCCTCCTCCCACATGCACGTGTCGACCAAAGTCGCCGGCGGCAATGCGACTGTGTGCTTGGATGTCGGCGGCGACGGCAGGAGCTTGATCACGAATCCTTGCCGCTGCTTGGGTGGGGACGCGAGCTGTGACCCCGAGGGCCAGTGGTTTAAGTTGGTCACCTCCACCAGACTTGTTAGTTAA